In Carassius gibelio isolate Cgi1373 ecotype wild population from Czech Republic chromosome B19, carGib1.2-hapl.c, whole genome shotgun sequence, one DNA window encodes the following:
- the LOC127979381 gene encoding calaxin, translating to MLKMSAMNRKLIQNLAETLCKQVKHFDKRETECLIRLFSGLLGEQAERRAAHGLDRVRFRHILHNTFGMTDDMMMDNVFRAFDKDNDTYISVREWVEGLSVFLRGTLDEKIKFCFDVYNLHGDGYISREEMLQMLKDSLIRQPTEEDPDEGIKDIVEIALKKMDYDHDGKVSYSDFEKTVKDENLLLEAFGNCLPDAKSILAFEQHAFQEQHGH from the exons atgctgaaaatgtcgGCGATGAACAGAAAATTAATTCAAAACCTCGCCGAGACGTTATGCAAGCAAGTCAAACATT TTGATAAGAGAGAGACGGAGTGTCTAATACGGCTGTTCAGCGGTCTGCTGGGAGAGCAGGCAGAGAGAAGAGCGGCTCATGGACTGGACCGAGTCAGGTTTAGACACATACTGCACAACACATTCGGCATGACCGACGACATGATGATGGACAACG TATTTCGGGCCTTTGATAAGGACAATGATACCTACATAAGTGTCAGAGAATGGGTGGAAGGACTGTCTGTCTTTTTGCGAGGCACACTGGATGAGAAAATCAAAT tcTGTTTTGACGTATACAACCTGCACGGGGACGGATACATCTCACGGGAGGAGATGTTACAAATGCTGAAAGACAGCCTCATCAGACAACCCACCGAAGAGGACCCTGATGAGGGGATCAAGGACATTGTGGAGATTGCGCTGAAGAAAATG GATTATGACCATGATGGGAAAGTGTCTTATTCTGATTTTGAGAAGACAGTCAAAGATGAAAACCTTTTACTTGAAGCTTTTGGCAACTGCCTCCCAGATGCAAAG AGCATACTGGCTTTTGAGCAACATGCATTCCAGGAACAACATGGACACTGA
- the LOC127979384 gene encoding progranulin isoform X2: MVPVLMLLVVALVAAESDSASVSVVHCDTATYCPDGTTCCLNPSGSWGCCPYPRGQCCRDGLHCCPNGYLCDSTSTHCQAGWLRLPSSSRLALNAIQETQALNQKSEAEQVHCDGNVYCPTEQFCCKTSAGQWGCCSGLVL, encoded by the exons ATGGTTCCAGTGCTGATGTTACTCGTGGTGGCTCTTGTAGCTGCAGAATCTGATAGtgcctctgtttctgtggttcaCTGTGATACCGCTACTTATTGTCCTGATGGAACAACGTGTTGTCTGAATCCTTCTGGGTCCTGGGGCTGCTGTCCATACCCAAGG GGCCAGTGCTGCAGAGATGGACTCCACTGCTGTCCTAATGGTTATTTGTGTGATTCGACATCCACCCATTGTCAGGCCGGGTGGCTAAGATTGCCATCTTCTTCCAGACTGGCTTTAAATGCTATCCAAGAGACTCAG GCTCTCAATCAGAAGAGTGAGGCTGAGCAGGTTCATTGTGATGGAAATGTCTACTGCCCAACTGAGCAGTTCTGCTGCAAGACATCAGCTGGCCAGTGGGGATGCTGCAGCG GTTTGGTGTTGTAA
- the LOC127979384 gene encoding progranulin isoform X1, with translation MVPVLMLLVVALVAAESDSASVSVVHCDTATYCPDGTTCCLNPSGSWGCCPYPRGQCCRDGLHCCPNGYLCDSTSTHCQAGWLRLPSSSRLALNAIQETQSLSFDQALNQKSEAEQVHCDGNVYCPTEQFCCKTSAGQWGCCSGLVL, from the exons ATGGTTCCAGTGCTGATGTTACTCGTGGTGGCTCTTGTAGCTGCAGAATCTGATAGtgcctctgtttctgtggttcaCTGTGATACCGCTACTTATTGTCCTGATGGAACAACGTGTTGTCTGAATCCTTCTGGGTCCTGGGGCTGCTGTCCATACCCAAGG GGCCAGTGCTGCAGAGATGGACTCCACTGCTGTCCTAATGGTTATTTGTGTGATTCGACATCCACCCATTGTCAGGCCGGGTGGCTAAGATTGCCATCTTCTTCCAGACTGGCTTTAAATGCTATCCAAGAGACTCAG TCTTTGTCCTTTGACCAGGCTCTCAATCAGAAGAGTGAGGCTGAGCAGGTTCATTGTGATGGAAATGTCTACTGCCCAACTGAGCAGTTCTGCTGCAAGACATCAGCTGGCCAGTGGGGATGCTGCAGCG GTTTGGTGTTGTAA